A single region of the Eleginops maclovinus isolate JMC-PN-2008 ecotype Puerto Natales chromosome 4, JC_Emac_rtc_rv5, whole genome shotgun sequence genome encodes:
- the rab11a gene encoding ras-related protein Rab-11A, with protein MGTRDDEYDYLFKVVLIGDSGVGKSNLLSRFTRNEFNLESKSTIGVEFATRSIQVDGKTVKAQIWDTAGQERYRAITSAYYRGAVGALLVYDIAKHLTYENVERWLKELRDHADSNIVIMLVGNKSDLRHLRAVPTDEARAFAEKNGLSFLETSALDSTNVETAFQTILTEIYRIVSQKQMSERQESDMSPSNNVVNIQVQPTENKPKMQCCQNI; from the exons ATGGGCACTAGAGATGATGAATATGATTATTTGTTCAAAG tggtcCTCATTGGTGACTCGGGGGTGGGGAAGAGTAACTTGCTGTCCCGTTTCACCCGCAACGAGTTCAACCTGGAGAGTAAGAGCACCATCGGAGTGGAGTTTGCCACGCGCAGCATCCAGGTGGATGGCAAGACGGTGAAAGCTCAGATCTGGGATACAGCGGGGCAGGAGCGCTACAGGGCCATCACATCAGC GTACTACCGCGGGGCGGTGGGGGCTCTCCTGGTATACGACATTGCAAAGCATCTAACTTATGAAAACGTGGAGCGCTGGCTGAAGGAGCTGAGGGATCACGCTGACAGCAACATTGTCATCATGCTGGTGGGCAACAAGAGCGACCTGCGCCACCTCCGGGCTGTCCCTACCGACGAGGCGCGGGCTTTTGCTG AGAAGAACGGTTTGTCTTTCCTGGAGACATCGGCTCTGGACTCCACCAACGTTGAGACGGCCTTCCAGACCATTCTGACAG agaTCTACCGTATCGTGTCCCAGAAGCAGATGTCGGAGCGCCAGGAGAGCGACATGTCCCCCAGCAACAACGTGGTCAATATCCAGGTGCAGCCCACCGAGAACAAACCAAAGATGCAGTGCTGTCAGAACATCTAG
- the sh2d7 gene encoding SH2 domain-containing protein 2A, producing the protein MAKMSGVDLHMETSEGGLKELVLKWFTETQAPLIVNNGNFPDWFQGFVARKDTEDLLRDKAQGCFLIRLSDKAIGYILSYKGHDRCRHFVITENQDGQFVIAGDCQTYNSLTELIEHFKVSPIQPFGEYLTTSFNEVSTGELYDVVNYTKGKSGVSVQALRTLWDQKQRIQQQNDPRANHPPAMPLKPKNRKLTGVVSVDTVTLSQGVPPLPKRGIPLGFSLSGSFPETASHPSETSAEANRSARLRGKTNQVSDRDSFSTSNTSYPGDLSPPGITYSELTQVGSRSISLPRLNSSNLEEEEEEEEEEEKEEKEREEEKEEKKEEYSNRLSMLSLATSKSYSPTPLKKVTCHTYSLHKPRDSPRPSRSEQQGGDLEMFKSNPMYHTLEGPGGASALKGDNMYAEVPNKLPDDTYEQIPGEAAFAGGDMYESLEELKTNQSKSTWGKNNIIWKRFFPDNKK; encoded by the exons ATGGCAAAGATGTCGGGTGTTGACCTGCACATGGAGACATCCGAGGGAGGCCTGAAGGAGCTGGTACTGAAGTGGTTCACTGAGACTCAGGCGCCGCTCATCGTCAACAATGGAAACTTCCCTGACTGGTTTCAAGGCTTCGTTGCACGAAA GGACACAGAAGATCTGCTGAGAGATAAGGCTCAGGGCTGTTTTCTCATTCGCCTCAGTGATAAAGCCATCGGCTACATCCTGTCCTACAA GGGACACGATAGGTGCCGCCATTTTGTCATCACCGAGAATCAAGACGGACAATTTGTCATAGCAGGAGACTGTCAGACATAcaacagcctcacagagctcatagaacatttcaaagtcagCCCCATCCAGCCCTTTGGAGAATATCTGACTACCAGCTTTAACGAG GTTAGCACAGGTGAGCTGTACGATGTGGTAAATTACACCAAAGGGAAATCTGGGGTGAGTGTTCAAGCCCTTCGGACTCTTTGGGACCAGAAACAAAGGATCCAGCAGCAAAATGACCCTCGTGCAAATCATCCACCTGCAATGCCACTGAAACccaaaaacagaaaactgaCAGGAGTGGTTTCCGTAGACACAGTCACCCTCTCACAG GGTGTTCCTCCACTACCAAAGAGAGGTATTCCTCTTGGCTTCTCCCTGAGTGGATCTTTTCCGGAAACAGCATCACATCCAAGTGAAACTTCCGCTGAAGCAAACCGATCAGCGAGACTCAGAGGAAAAACCAACCAAGTCTCTGACAGAGACTCATTCAGCACCTCCAACACGAGTTATCCAGGTGATCTAAGTCCTCCAGGGATCACATACTCTGAGTTGACACAAGTGGGGAGCAGAAGCATATCTTTACCAAGACTAAACAGCAGCAActtagaggaggaggaggaggaggaggaggaggaggagaaggaggaaaaagaaagggaagaggagaaggaggagaagaaggaggagtacTCGAATCGGCTCAGCATGCTTTCCTTAGCAACATCAAAATCCTACTCCCCTACTCCTCTGAAGAAGGTCACCTGTCACACCTACTCCCTCCACAAACCCAGAGACAGTCCAAGGCCAAGCAGGTCAGAGCAGCAGGGTGGTGATCTGGAGATGTTCAAGTCCAACCCGATGTACCACACCTTGGAGGGGCCTGGAGGGGCTTCAGCTCTGAAGGGAGACAACATGTATGCCGAGGTTCCCAATAAGCTGCCTGATGACACCTATGAGCAGATCCCAGGGGAGGCCGCCTTCGCAGGAGGCGACATGTACGAGTCTCTGGAAGAGCTGAAGACCAACCAGTCTAAATCCACCTGGGGGAAAAAT aaTATTATTTGGAAGAGATTTTTTCCGGATAACAAGAAATAA